From the Leishmania panamensis strain MHOM/PA/94/PSC-1 chromosome 31 sequence genome, one window contains:
- a CDS encoding hypothetical protein (TriTrypDB/GeneDB-style sysID: LpmP.31.2860), whose amino-acid sequence MLTHTARSRHISSRRYSESPISVGRESGLLKGSHGLATRFEVCRMEELAKSLQQAQAAVLGIQDDLALLRAHVEEEEERGAGNVVKASAVGLETGVTLTNPYYVDLHTTVHRRQEAASLLLQRCAHLFYKQFGALEEKAERLENVQAKEKELQAAKKSMQRYFDAHATELAEERDSNAVGLRLEWERRQHLEDGIVCLDLKRRRQRLAHSVLLMWMKKAMMCHLAREYTRRRDATRETYESATCYAFVQQRRVTASQRALCTWRSRLQERRCQRLKTVATEAEKRAQFFREELTAIQKTLRESFRMGISECDQVATASPTHEQVCAQREDEVQRLRTALRDITVEFSERTRTYIRQQEGTEQVFGRKEVALRDTICSLQATLTVERQAHAAFTQSSELFVSHVNSYWQAQLQELAEVVRRKEEYTHHTILGLTGRLQHRHISLLKEMAKLARDVDTLAPLSEQCLRLENAVAESEQLLKRSKASSQSWERHCKAAHVVEALLTDRVVSADSAVLRARSFIRWLGRSHNASSEKLQHSIGTLSDNLQTQRRELRVQQQELSSRHQAEVARLRDEREQLRNANVRLQSELESTARKQRERDGAYYDSEVRNGELSAALLREKMERRGVEEKWWGSRASGLLLQEAQQRLRIEAQEGQWWTALLMRESKVLKVWTASLQCDVVQLTAVCEGWQQHCHQLETAHAAERKTVAGRTACALERGVLHAHTLVIWASWRGWAQQKRAVTAVEARSSESRREMIERHGKGMARLHTSHDIALQRLQREHTLEKAQLQSIHQERCAALRRAQTEEVAQLSERHAQQLKIAQTAYAADVAERDEHADAMQEQLSHLGLLVVEYCGQATYSRWRTWAAVRQAQRSAQQRRRLMMRIGEWHAVRTVMMDDCNAAKHSFWTAATIELSREREVKARRQAQDLAQEKELCRSQQHKLQAAKEAAEEEACHLRGELQHARTLYDAEVQYTERLLHTTTEERRAHRSTLAFTARMSEWRELAHCSVVEHQAAAIQAFMEATGLFMAKRPATNRAELTAYAAQVEEEPNARASRAVASSSGKVDAEKARVSECDSVVDVSECAPGECEADANDVGVSTGDEDGVCSSPCPIAVTRQPVEVIPEELLSRLQSMERYVNVAGDAREAEYHTDTTSSEQCGPLLSESFLGMLSPLPQPTAVANLLAEQTNVPFKVCHLLELVRLAALRGAATHKREHADELANIQAMRARSEEALARLRETMECLLAEQRSLAEEMHADAQQQRQQHSTSRAADSAQMSPALTKAWPERLSALSDRYTRVLGALFTANSRPQETLYNVKGMLAEANVLSEGLLQNFSEIVHEMVQLQAELLPQAHAARVLYQSGDEPDVTLPAGTEATVGAVQPSSPEPRALSLAATPSSSPVHPENSTHTACAQHSTSGATTCLATSVSPVGSTPEKRGLRDRVRFLEKLLVEAKVQLAEAKSLTGVAHRFTSLHMASVQAQVWAAQDAEDFSQLALTKEQLLVLYGASESTTRTLMTAMREYETELRRTQAEMSQQLRTACVAVEEKLQVRHRVDVERYEVKMRTLSESLAAAAKEQSEAEARCGELERQLKSETTTWAEKYSRDTELIRQSCLSEIDELTNHQRLLEDELQQCRRVAQSAIQQAVDRQTELLRLEHTEQLRRSERNVARLATEKALLEDRLRAIAADCERQVQQERSAVERLQHRLADDVGAVAEIACIATLASWEIHLVDIIELYVRCAADKAAWLAACAAGLVVKEREQWETEVMQLRERVALLQEASGAAPVPLARDGSFHQASTNLQRSSRKSTPQHKADEDSSQSLTLSPLPRRSNQGVSSAKVDVCIAARKASAPRTSRRAVSSPPAAEMYRETRNAPPVDSTGTTPTRCRSLSIDSLELSQSFLRYSKMLSDQRTRNATRLERASALAAEVDDLLLHGAQLSHSVASLNAR is encoded by the coding sequence ATGCTGACGCACACAGCCCGCAGTCGGCACATTTCTTCTCGGCGGTATTCAGAGTCCCCCATCAGCGTCGGGCGGGAGAGCGGTCTGCTAAAGGGCAGCCACGGACTCGCCACGCGCTTCGAGGTGTGCCGCATGGAGGAGTTGGCCAAGTCATTGCAacaggcacaggcggcggTTTTGGGTATCCAGGATGacctcgcgctcctccgcgcacatgtggaggaggaagaggagcgaggTGCTGGCAATGTTGTCAAGGCCTCTGCGGTTGGCCTCGAGACAGGCGTTACCCTAACTAACCCGTACTACGTGGATCTGCATACCACCGTGCATCGGCGGCAGGAGGCAGCCTCGCTGTTgctccagcgctgcgccCACCTCTTTTACAAACAGTTTGGTGctctggaggagaaggcagagcgTCTGGAGAATGTccaggcgaaggagaaggaactGCAAGCAGCCAAGAAGAGCATGCAGCGCTACTTTGATGCTCACGCGACGGAGCTGGCGGAGGAACGCGACAGCAACGCTGTCGGGCTACGGCTCGagtgggagcggcggcagcaccttgAAGATGGAATTGTTTGTCTCGATCTAAAACGGCGCCGACAACGTCTCGCGCACAGCGTGCTGCTCATGTGGATGAAAAAGGCAATGATGTGCCACCTCGCTCGCGAGTACACGCGACGGCGAGACGCAACTCGAGAGACGTACGAATCGGCCACCTGTTATGCATtcgtccagcagcggcgagtgACGGCATCTCAGCGGGCGCTTTGCACGTGGCGCTCGCGACtgcaggagcggcgctgccagcgcCTCAAGACTGTAGCGacagaggcggagaagcgcGCACAGTTTTTCCGCGAAGAGCTCACCGCCATCCAGAAGACACTGCGTGAGAGCTTTAGAATGGGCATCAGCGAGTGTGACCAGGTGGCCACCGCTTCCCCCACCCACGAACAGGTGTGCGCCCAGCGCGAGGACGaagtgcagcggctgcgcacagcgctgcgggaCATCACGGTGGAGTTTAGCGAGCGCACTCGCACCTACATCCGTCAGCAGGAGGGCACTGAGCAGGTCTTTGGACGCAAAGAGGTGGCACTGCGTGACACCATCTGCAGTCTGCAGGCGACACTAACCGTAGAGCGGCAGGCGCACGCAGCCTTCACGCAGTCGTCTGAGCTCTTTGTCAGCCATGTGAACTCCTACTGgcaggcacagctgcaggagctggcTGAGGTGGTTCGGCGCAAGGAGGAATACACACATCACACCATCCTAGGACTAACCGGCcgtctgcagcaccgccataTCAGTCTACTGAAAGAGATGGCTAAGCTGGCACGCGATGTCGACACCCTTGCCCCACTGAGTGAACAGTGTTTGCGGTTAGAGAACGCTGTCGCCGAGtcagagcagctgctgaagcggagCAAGGCATCCAGCCAGTCATGGGAGAGACATTGCAAAGCCGCACATGTGGTGGAGGCACTCCTAACGGATCGTGTCGTCTCCGCAGAcagtgcggtgctgcgagcCCGCTCCTTCATCCGGTGGTTGGGCCGAAGCCACAACGCTTCTAGTGAAAAGCTCCAGCATAGCATCGGGACCCTCTCTGACAATCTGCAGACCCAACGGCGAGAGCTGCGCGTCCAGCAGCAAGAGCTGTCCTCACGCCACCAGGCGGAAGTGGCGCGGCTCCGAGATGAGCGCGAGCAACTGCGTAACGCAAACGTGCGGCTGCAGTCGGAGCTGGAGAGCACCGCACGCAAGCAACGCGAGAGGGATGGCGCCTACTACGACAGTGAGGTGCGGAATGGCGAGCTGTCTGCAGCTCTGTTGCGGGAGAAGATGgagcggcgcggcgtcgaAGAGAAGTGGTGGGGCAGCCGTGCCTCtgggctgctgttgcaggaggcgcagcagcggctgcgtaTCGAGGCGCAGGAGGGCCAGTGGTGGACAGCGCTGCTCATGCGTGAGAGCAAAGTGCTGAAGGTTTGGACAGCTTCCCTACAGTGCGACGTGGTGCAGCTCACCGCCGTGTGCGAGGgttggcagcagcactgccaccaGCTCGAAACTGCGCACGCCGCTGAGCGAAAAACCGTAGCAGGGCGGACGGCGTGTGCCCTGGAGCGAGGGGTGttgcacgcgcacacgctggTCATCTGGGCCTcgtggcgggggtgggcACAGCAGAAGCGTGCAGTAACCGCTGTAGAGGCGCGATCGTCAGAGTCGAGGCGGGAGATGATCGAGCGGCACGGGAAGGGGATGGCGCGCTTGCACACCAGCCACGACATAGCattgcagcgcctgcagcgcgagcacACACTGGAgaaggcacagctgcagtcCATCCACCAGGAGCGATGTGCGGCCCTGCGGCGTGCGcagacggaggaggtggcgcagctctccGAGCGCCATGCACAGCAGCTCAAAATCGCGCAGACCGCCTACGCAGCGGATGTTGCAGAGCGCGATGAACACGCAGATGCGATGCAAGAGCAGCTGAGCCACTTGGGCCTTCTTGTGGTTGAGTACTGCGGTCAGGCAACCTACAGTCGGTGGCGTACATGGGCGGCAGTGCGGCAAGCGCAGCGCTccgcccagcagcgccgtagACTGATGATGCGAATCGGGGAATGGCACGCCGTGAGAACGGTGATGATGGACGACTGCAATGCCGCCAAGCATTCCTTCTGGACCGCCGCTACTATCGAGCTCTCGCGAGAGCGTGAGGTGAAGGCTCGGCGGCAGGCGCAGGACCTggcgcaggagaaggagctgtgccgatcacagcagcacaagctGCAGGCAgccaaggaggcggcggaggaggaggcatgCCATTTGCgaggagagctgcagcacgcgcggACACTGTATGACGCGGAGGTCCAGTACACGGAGCGActcctccacaccaccacggaggagcggcgcgccCACCGCAGCACCCTCGCCTTCACTGCTCGAATGTCCGAGTGGCGAGAGTTGGCGCACTGTAGCGTTGTCGAGCATCAGGCAGCTGCGATTCAGGCGTTCATGGAGGCGACTGGGCTGTTTATGGCAAAGAGGCCAGCAACTAATAGAGCTGAGCTTACTGCCTACGCGGCacaggtggaggaggagcccaACGCACGCGCCAGCAGGGCAGTCGCGTCGTCGTCCGGCAAAGTGGATGCGGAAAAGGCGCGTGTCTCTGAGTGTGACAGTGTGGTTGATGTGAGCGAGTGTGCACCTGGCGAGTGTGAAGCGGACGCAAATGACGTGGGCGTGTCCACCGGCGATGAGGACggtgtgtgctcttctccctgcCCAATTGCCGTGACACGGCAGCCTGTCGAGGTCATCCCCGAAGAGTTACTCTCGCGCCTTCAGTCCATGGAGCGCTACGTGAATGTTGCAGGTGACGCACGTGAAGCGGAGTATCACACTGACACCACGTCTTCAGAGCAGTGTGGTCCCCTCCTTTCGGAGTCTTTCCTGGGGATGCTGTCGCCGTTACCTCAGCCAACCGCTGTTGCGAACCTGCTGGCGGAGCAGACGAACGTGCCCTTCAAGGTGTGTCATCTGCTTGAACTTGTGCGCCTGGCGGCACTGCGTGGGGCTGCGACGCACAAGCGCGAACACGCAGACGAGCTCGCCAACATCCAGGCAATGCGGGCACGCTCCGAGGAGGCACTGGCGCGCCTGCGAGAGACCATGGAGTGTCTTCTGGCAGAGCAGCGCTCCCTTGCAGAGGAGATGCACGCGGATgctcagcaacagcgacagcagcattCCACTTCCCGAGCGGCTGACTCGGCGCAGATGTCCCCAGCGTTGACAAAGGCGTGGCCAGAACGGCTGAGCGCGCTGAGTGACCGGTATACACGGGTGCTTGGAGCACTCTTTACCGCCAACAGCCGCCCCCAAGAGACCCTCTACAACGTGAAGGGCATGTTGGCTGAGGCAAACGTGCTCTCGGAGGGACTGCTGCAGAATTTCTCGGAGATTGTGCATGAGATGGTGCAGCTTCAGGCGGAACTCCTCCCTCAGGCACACGCAGCGAGAGTCCTTTATCAGAGTGGTGATGAACCCGATGTCACCTTACCTGCCGGCACGGAGGCCACTGTGGGGGCGGTGCAGCCCTCCTCGCCGGAGCCGAGAGCGCTGTCGTTAGCAGCGACCCCATCCTCGTCTCCTGTGCATCCTGAAAACTCTACTCACACTGCTTGTGCGCAGCACAGTACCtccggcgccaccacctgctTAGCGACCTCTGTTTCTCCCGTCGGCTCTACACCAGAGAAGCGAGGGCTACGCGACCGTGTGCGCTTCCTAGAGAAGCTTCTTGTTGAAGCCAAagtgcagctggcggaggcgaagtCTTTGACTGGAGTTGCCCATCGTTTCACCTCGCTGCACATGGCATCCGTGCAGGCGCAGGTGTGGGCAGCTCAAGATGCCGAGGACTTCAGCCAGCTGGCGCTGACGAAGGAACAGCTTCTCGTTCTCTACGGCGCTTCGGAGTCGACCACTCGCACCCTCATGACGGCAATGCGCGAGTATGAAACGGAGCTGCGCAGAACGCAGGCGGAGATGTCGCAGCAGCTACGAACTGCGTGTGtcgcggtggaggagaagctgcaggtgcgccaccgcgtcgaTGTGGAGCGCTATGAGGTGAAGATGCGCACCTTGTCCGAGTCCCTCGCCGCGGCTGCAAAGGAGCAGTCCGAAGCTGAGGCCCGCTGTGGggagctggagcggcagctgaagTCAGAGACGACGACCTGGGCAGAAAAGTACTCGCGCGACACCGAGCTCATACGCCAGAGCTGCCTGTCTGAAATCGATGAACTGACGAACCACcagcggctgctggaggatGAACTCCAGCAATGCCGACGCGTCGCCCAGTCGGCTATTCAGCAGGCTGTGGACCGTCAAACAGAGCTGCTGAGGCTCGAGCAcacggagcagctgcgccgctctgaGAGGAACGTGGCACGACTAGCCACTGAAAAAGCATTGCTGGAGGACCGTCTTCGGGCCATCGCGGCGGACTGCGAgcggcaggtgcagcaggaaCGGTCAGCGGTGGAGCGCCTTCAGCATCGCCTAGCAGATGACGTGGGTGCTGTTGCGGAGATCGCCTGTATAGCGACTTTGGCCAGTTGGGAGATTCACCTCGTGGACATCATCGAGCTATATGTGCGGTGCGCAGCGGACAAGGCAGCGTGGCTCgccgcgtgcgctgctggccTGGTAGTGAAGGAGCGGGAGCAGTGGGAGACCGAGGTaatgcagctgcgcgagcgtgtggccctgctgcaggaggcgtcAGGTGCCGCCCCAGTACCCCTTGCGCGCGACGGCTCCTTTCATCAAGCGTCCACAAACttgcagagaagcagcaggaaaTCGACCCCCCAACATAAGGCGGACGAGGATTCGTCGCAGTCACTCACACTTTCCCCGCTTCCCCGTCGCAGCAATCAAGGCGTGTCATCAGCGAAGGTTGATgtctgcatcgctgcgcgGAAGGCCAGCGCGCCGCGCACCTCTCGACGCGCAGTCTCGAGCCCGCCAGCAGCTGAAATGTACCGCGAAACTCGAAATGCGCCTCCAGTAGACTCTACTGGCACGACCCCCACACGATGCCGAAGTCTGTCTATTGACTCACTCGAGCTGTC